One Malania oleifera isolate guangnan ecotype guangnan chromosome 9, ASM2987363v1, whole genome shotgun sequence DNA segment encodes these proteins:
- the LOC131164144 gene encoding auxin-responsive protein SAUR71-like: MKQLMRRLTRVADSTTQYRMLRSERSERRLRRSERVAAVPQGHLPVYVGEEMERFVVSAEVLNHPIVVKLLNKSAQEYGYEQKGALRIPCHVLLFERVLEALRLGSDSPELHDLLDDHQFH; the protein is encoded by the coding sequence ATGAAGCAGCTTATGAGGCGGTTGACGCGGGTGGCGGACTCCACCACGCAGTACAGGATGCTGCGGTCGGAGCGGTCGGAGCGCCGGCTGCGGCGGTCGGAGCGGGTGGCGGCGGTGCCGCAGGGACACCTGCCGGTGTACGTGGGGGAGGAGATGGAGCGGTTCGTGGTGAGTGCGGAGGTGCTGAACCACCCAATCGTGGTGAAGCTCCTGAACAAATCGGCCCAGGAGTACGGGTACGAGCAGAAGGGCGCGCTTCGGATCCCCTGTCACGTCCTCCTCTTCGAGCGAGTTCTTGAAGCCCTCCGCCTCGGGTCTGACTCCCCCGAACTCCACGATCTTCTCGATGATCATCAGTTCCACTAG